A single genomic interval of Streptomyces sp. BA2 harbors:
- the murA gene encoding UDP-N-acetylglucosamine 1-carboxyvinyltransferase, which produces MTVTDDVLLVHGGTPLEGEIRVRGAKNLVPKAMVAALLGSAPSRLRNVPDIRDVRVVRGLLQLHGVTVRPGEEPGELVMDPSHVESANVADIDAHAGSSRIPILFCGPLLHRLGHAFIPGLGGCDIGGRPIDFHFEVLRQFGATIEKREGGQYLEAPQRLRGTKIKLPYPSVGATEQVLLTAVLAEGTTELSNAAVEPEIEDLICVLQKMGAIIAMDTDRTIRVTGVDSLGGYNHHALSDRLEAASWASAALATEGNVYVRGAQQRSMMTFLNTYRKVGGAFEIDDEGIRFWHPGGSLNAIALETDVHPGFQTDWQQPLVVALTQAAGLSIVHETVYESRLGFTSALNQMGAHIQLYRECLGGSDCRFGQRNFLHSAVVSGPTKLQGADLVIPDLRGGFSYLIAALAAQGTSRVHGIDLINRGYENFMDKLVELGAKVELPGRATL; this is translated from the coding sequence ATGACCGTCACCGACGATGTACTGCTTGTCCACGGCGGAACCCCGCTGGAGGGCGAGATCCGTGTCCGCGGCGCGAAGAACCTCGTGCCCAAGGCCATGGTCGCCGCGCTGCTCGGCAGCGCTCCGAGCAGGCTGCGCAATGTCCCGGACATCCGCGACGTGCGCGTCGTACGTGGGCTGCTACAGCTGCATGGCGTCACGGTCCGTCCCGGTGAGGAGCCGGGCGAGCTGGTCATGGACCCCTCGCACGTGGAGAGCGCCAACGTCGCGGACATCGACGCGCACGCGGGCTCCTCGCGGATCCCGATCCTCTTCTGCGGGCCGCTCCTGCACCGCCTGGGTCACGCCTTCATCCCCGGCCTCGGCGGCTGCGACATCGGCGGCCGGCCGATCGACTTCCACTTCGAGGTGCTCCGCCAGTTCGGCGCCACCATCGAGAAGCGCGAGGGCGGCCAGTACCTGGAGGCCCCGCAGCGGCTCCGCGGCACGAAGATCAAGCTGCCGTACCCGTCCGTCGGCGCCACCGAGCAGGTCCTGCTGACCGCCGTTCTCGCGGAAGGCACCACCGAGCTCTCGAACGCCGCCGTCGAACCCGAGATCGAAGACCTCATCTGCGTACTGCAGAAGATGGGCGCGATCATCGCGATGGACACCGACCGGACCATAAGGGTCACCGGTGTCGACAGCCTGGGCGGCTACAACCACCACGCCCTCTCGGACCGCCTGGAGGCCGCCTCCTGGGCTTCCGCGGCCCTGGCGACCGAAGGCAACGTCTACGTCCGCGGCGCCCAGCAGCGCTCGATGATGACGTTCCTGAACACCTACCGGAAGGTGGGCGGTGCCTTCGAGATCGACGACGAGGGCATCCGCTTCTGGCACCCGGGCGGCTCGCTGAACGCGATCGCCCTGGAGACGGACGTGCACCCCGGCTTCCAGACGGACTGGCAGCAGCCGCTTGTCGTGGCACTCACGCAGGCCGCGGGTCTGTCGATCGTGCACGAGACGGTGTACGAGTCGCGGCTCGGATTCACCTCCGCGCTCAACCAGATGGGCGCACACATCCAGCTCTACCGCGAGTGCCTCGGCGGCTCCGACTGCCGCTTCGGGCAGCGGAACTTCCTCCACTCGGCGGTCGTGAGCGGCCCCACGAAGCTCCAGGGCGCCGATCTGGTCATCCCGGACCTGCGCGGCGGCTTCTCGTACCTGATCGCGGCCCTCGCGGCGCAGGGCACGTCCCGCGTCCACGGCATCGACCTGATCAACCGCGGCTACGAGAACTTCATGGACAAGCTCGTGGAGCTCGGCGCGAAGGTGGAACTGCCGGGCAGGGCGACCTTGTAG
- a CDS encoding putative T7SS-secreted protein produces MTVTPGTESDPFAGSPAARNGPLPQGLKSSPDIPNPNYPDLGFNPVPGNCDIVKALHKKLTGCAKVLHETHGVVTKLMDGSYWEGDAAVAFREQIDGGPLPKNLQNAANSISKAAKHLNRWHDELHEYQGRAKRLNADAKEARAALEAAQGRADTAGKDSDLDKKGAGQDQAKKAETRTNNKVDDAQAELDRILKKARDLAYEHEERSGYRAGKIRDATHKLAPHEPGWFDETMDWVKENLPDILSSVAAVVGLAALFVLTGGAAAAVLLLAAAALSATALSMRVLGDPTLRASLWDGVTKGEFDTGFWSNAVTLGGDALGMVPGVGAAWKGGAAALRGVGEAGEALTLGARLSTAGATTMEHARAMTRLDNSLLGLTIRGARAEPIARTVEVTSAAVGVGTAGFGLVMKIVDADDDGIKDGAVAVIDGTRLGVDGGSLVDVARHLFH; encoded by the coding sequence GTGACGGTCACGCCGGGTACTGAGAGCGACCCCTTCGCTGGTTCGCCCGCCGCCAGGAACGGCCCCCTGCCACAAGGCCTGAAGTCTTCCCCGGACATCCCGAACCCCAACTATCCGGACCTGGGCTTCAATCCGGTTCCCGGCAACTGCGACATCGTCAAGGCGCTGCACAAGAAGCTGACCGGCTGCGCCAAAGTCCTCCATGAGACGCATGGCGTTGTCACGAAGCTGATGGACGGCAGCTACTGGGAGGGCGATGCGGCGGTCGCCTTTCGCGAGCAGATCGACGGCGGTCCGCTGCCGAAGAACCTGCAGAATGCGGCGAACTCCATCAGCAAGGCCGCCAAGCATCTGAACCGCTGGCACGACGAGCTCCACGAGTACCAGGGCCGCGCGAAACGCTTGAACGCGGACGCGAAGGAAGCGCGGGCCGCCCTTGAGGCGGCGCAGGGGCGAGCGGACACCGCGGGCAAGGACTCTGACCTGGACAAGAAGGGCGCCGGGCAGGATCAGGCGAAGAAGGCGGAGACGCGTACCAACAACAAGGTGGATGACGCCCAGGCGGAACTCGACCGGATCCTGAAGAAGGCCCGCGACCTCGCGTACGAGCACGAGGAGAGGTCAGGGTACCGGGCAGGCAAGATCCGCGATGCGACACACAAGCTGGCGCCGCACGAGCCGGGCTGGTTCGACGAAACGATGGACTGGGTCAAGGAGAACCTGCCCGACATTCTGAGCAGCGTGGCCGCCGTCGTCGGGCTTGCGGCGCTGTTCGTGTTGACGGGTGGGGCGGCTGCGGCGGTGCTGTTGCTGGCTGCGGCGGCGTTGAGCGCGACGGCGTTGAGTATGCGGGTGCTCGGTGACCCGACGTTGCGCGCGTCGCTGTGGGATGGCGTCACCAAAGGCGAGTTCGACACGGGCTTCTGGAGCAACGCAGTCACACTGGGTGGGGATGCCCTAGGCATGGTGCCCGGCGTCGGCGCGGCGTGGAAAGGAGGCGCTGCTGCCCTTCGTGGTGTCGGCGAGGCGGGTGAGGCTCTCACGCTCGGAGCGCGGCTGAGTACTGCCGGTGCGACCACCATGGAACACGCGAGGGCTATGACCCGCCTGGACAATTCCTTGCTCGGGCTCACGATCAGAGGGGCTCGGGCTGAACCAATCGCCAGGACGGTTGAGGTCACATCGGCTGCGGTTGGCGTAGGTACGGCTGGATTCGGGCTGGTGATGAAGATCGTGGATGCCGACGACGACGGCATCAAGGATGGTGCCGTAGCAGTTATCGATGGCACCAGGCTCGGCGTCGATGGCGGCAGTCTCGTCGATGTCGCCCGGCATCTCTTCCATTGA
- a CDS encoding HU family DNA-binding protein produces the protein MNRSELVAALADRAEVTRKDADAVLAAFAETVGEIVAKGDEKVTIPGFLTFERTHRAARTARNPQTGEPINIPAGYSVKVSAGSKLKEAAKGK, from the coding sequence ATGAACCGCAGTGAGCTGGTGGCCGCGCTGGCCGACCGCGCCGAGGTGACCCGCAAGGACGCCGACGCCGTGCTGGCGGCGTTCGCCGAGACCGTCGGCGAGATCGTTGCCAAGGGCGACGAGAAGGTCACCATCCCCGGCTTCCTGACCTTCGAGCGCACCCACCGTGCCGCTCGCACCGCCCGGAACCCGCAGACCGGCGAGCCGATCAACATCCCGGCCGGCTACAGCGTCAAGGTTTCGGCGGGCTCCAAGCTCAAGGAAGCAGCTAAGGGCAAGTAG
- a CDS encoding YqgE/AlgH family protein, producing MTEVSSLTGRLLVATPALADPNFDRAVVLLLDHDEEGSLGVVLNRPTPVDVADILEGWGELAGAPGVVFQGGPVSLDSALGVAVIPGEEGTAPGSRPRPRPGRGEPIGWRRVHGAIGLVDLDTPPELLAPALGSLRIFAGYAGWGPGQLEDELVEGAWYVVESEPGDVSSPAPERLWRAVLRRQRSELAMVATYPDDPSLN from the coding sequence ATGACCGAGGTGTCCTCGCTCACAGGGCGGCTGCTCGTGGCCACACCTGCCCTGGCGGACCCGAACTTCGACCGCGCGGTGGTGCTGCTTCTCGACCACGACGAGGAGGGCTCGCTCGGCGTGGTCCTCAACAGGCCCACGCCGGTGGACGTCGCGGACATCCTGGAGGGCTGGGGCGAGCTGGCGGGCGCGCCGGGCGTGGTCTTCCAGGGCGGCCCCGTGTCTCTCGACTCGGCGCTCGGCGTGGCGGTGATCCCCGGGGAGGAGGGCACGGCCCCCGGCTCCCGGCCGCGGCCGCGGCCGGGCAGAGGGGAGCCCATCGGCTGGCGCCGCGTGCACGGCGCGATCGGCCTGGTCGACCTGGACACACCTCCCGAACTCCTGGCCCCGGCACTCGGCTCGCTGCGGATCTTCGCCGGCTATGCGGGCTGGGGCCCGGGCCAGCTGGAGGACGAGTTGGTCGAGGGCGCCTGGTACGTGGTCGAGTCCGAGCCGGGGGACGTGTCGTCGCCGGCCCCTGAGCGGCTGTGGCGAGCGGTGTTGCGGAGACAGCGGAGCGAGCTGGCGATGGTGGCTACGTATCCGGATGATCCGTCGTTGAACTGA
- a CDS encoding NAD-dependent malic enzyme yields the protein MATAPSVSYSNTVRLEVPASGTAVSQITTAVESHGGSVTGLDVTASGHEALRIDVTIAATSTTHGDEIVAQLRTIEGVTVGKVSDRTFLMHLGGKIEMQSKHPIRNRDDLSMIYTPGVARVCMAIAENPEDARRLTIKRNSVAVVTDGSAVLGLGNIGPKAALPVMEGKAALFKRFAGIDAWPLCLDTQDTDAIVEIVKAIAPGFAGINLEDISAPRCFEIEARLREALDIPVFHDDQHGTAIVVLAALTNALRVVGKGIGDVRVVMSGAGAAGTAILKLLIAAGVKHAVVADIHGVVHADREDLVDAAPDSPLRWIADNTNPEGARGTLKEAVVGADVFIGVSAPNVLNADDVAAMAEGAIVFALANPDPEVDPAIARQTAAVVATGRSDFPNQINNVLVFPGVFRGLLDAQSRTVNTEMMLAAAGALADVVAEDELNPNYIIPSVFNDKVAGAVADAVRSAAKAAGVTAGVAVTGATAQ from the coding sequence GAGGCTCGGTCACCGGCCTCGACGTCACGGCTTCCGGCCATGAGGCACTCCGGATCGACGTCACGATCGCGGCGACCTCCACGACGCACGGCGACGAGATCGTCGCGCAGCTGCGCACCATCGAGGGCGTCACCGTCGGCAAGGTCTCCGACCGTACGTTCCTGATGCACCTCGGCGGCAAGATCGAGATGCAGTCGAAGCACCCCATCCGGAACCGCGACGACCTCTCCATGATCTACACCCCGGGCGTGGCCCGCGTGTGCATGGCGATCGCCGAGAACCCCGAGGACGCGCGCCGCCTCACCATCAAGCGCAACTCCGTTGCGGTCGTAACGGACGGTTCAGCTGTTCTTGGCCTCGGCAACATCGGCCCGAAAGCCGCGCTGCCCGTCATGGAGGGCAAGGCCGCCCTCTTCAAGCGCTTCGCCGGCATCGACGCCTGGCCGCTCTGCCTCGACACCCAGGACACGGACGCGATCGTCGAGATCGTCAAGGCGATCGCCCCCGGCTTCGCGGGCATCAACCTCGAGGACATCTCGGCGCCGCGCTGCTTCGAGATCGAGGCCCGCCTGCGCGAGGCCCTCGACATCCCCGTCTTCCACGACGACCAGCACGGCACCGCGATCGTCGTGCTCGCCGCGCTGACCAACGCACTTCGCGTGGTGGGCAAGGGAATCGGCGACGTACGCGTCGTCATGTCCGGTGCGGGCGCGGCCGGTACGGCCATCCTCAAGCTGCTCATCGCGGCGGGCGTCAAGCACGCCGTCGTCGCCGACATCCACGGTGTCGTGCACGCGGACCGCGAGGACCTGGTGGACGCCGCGCCGGACTCGCCGCTGCGCTGGATCGCCGACAACACCAACCCCGAGGGCGCCCGCGGCACCCTCAAGGAAGCGGTCGTCGGCGCCGACGTCTTCATCGGCGTATCGGCCCCGAACGTCCTGAACGCCGACGACGTCGCGGCCATGGCCGAGGGCGCCATCGTGTTCGCGCTCGCGAACCCGGACCCCGAGGTCGACCCCGCGATCGCCCGCCAGACGGCGGCGGTCGTGGCCACGGGACGCTCGGACTTCCCGAACCAGATCAACAACGTCCTGGTCTTCCCCGGCGTCTTCCGCGGCCTGCTCGACGCCCAGTCGCGCACCGTCAACACGGAGATGATGCTGGCGGCGGCGGGCGCCCTCGCGGACGTCGTCGCCGAGGACGAGCTCAACCCGAACTACATCATCCCCAGCGTCTTCAACGACAAGGTCGCGGGCGCGGTCGCCGATGCGGTGCGCAGCGCGGCGAAGGCCGCCGGGGTGACGGCCGGGGTCGCTGTGACAGGCGCCACGGCCCAGTAG
- a CDS encoding LysR family transcriptional regulator, giving the protein MDHIARVPADDLASVDLRHLRGFLAVADELSFTHAAAALRTGQPALTRTIRALEEAVGARLLTRTTRHVELTEAGHRLRDGIAPLLARLDATLREAAGSEPPLLRLGFTSLLPEACAARNSAFEAATGAGIRLVRRDTPFAGLTSGACDVAVVRGDIPPGTAVRTRVLLHEPRIAVVARGAAELAGRRVVDWTELADLPLVVNTVTGTTSPELWPEGHRPELACTADNFDEWLEAVAAGHGVGVAPEPVARRNTHPALRHVRLKNAPPVPVHLAIPARDAHPLAERYLLAPEPTR; this is encoded by the coding sequence ATGGATCACATCGCTCGCGTCCCGGCCGATGACCTCGCCTCGGTCGACCTCCGCCACCTGCGCGGATTCCTCGCCGTGGCCGACGAGTTGAGCTTCACGCACGCCGCGGCCGCTCTCCGTACGGGCCAGCCCGCACTGACCCGCACCATCCGCGCCCTGGAGGAAGCGGTGGGCGCGCGCCTGCTCACCCGCACCACACGTCACGTGGAACTCACCGAAGCGGGCCACCGCCTCCGCGACGGCATCGCCCCGCTCCTCGCCCGCCTGGACGCCACGCTGCGCGAGGCCGCCGGGAGCGAACCCCCGCTCCTGCGCCTCGGGTTCACGTCCCTCCTCCCGGAGGCCTGCGCCGCACGGAACTCCGCCTTCGAGGCCGCGACGGGCGCGGGCATCCGCCTGGTCCGGCGCGACACGCCCTTCGCGGGCCTCACGTCAGGGGCCTGCGACGTCGCGGTCGTACGAGGAGACATCCCGCCGGGCACGGCGGTACGCACCCGCGTACTCCTGCACGAACCCCGCATAGCGGTGGTGGCACGCGGCGCGGCCGAACTCGCGGGACGCCGCGTCGTGGACTGGACGGAGCTGGCCGATCTGCCCCTGGTCGTGAACACGGTCACGGGGACGACAAGCCCCGAACTCTGGCCCGAGGGCCATCGCCCCGAACTGGCCTGCACAGCCGACAACTTCGACGAATGGCTGGAAGCGGTAGCGGCAGGCCACGGCGTAGGAGTGGCCCCAGAACCGGTGGCCCGCAGAAACACGCACCCAGCCCTACGCCACGTACGCCTGAAGAACGCCCCACCGGTGCCAGTACATCTGGCCATCCCGGCGCGGGACGCACATCCGTTGGCGGAGCGATACTTGCTCGCCCCGGAGCCAACCCGGTAG